The Armatimonadota bacterium sequence GGGAGGCTTTGCTTCCTCCCGCAGGTAGGTCTCCAGTTTCCGCATGCGCTTGTCCATCTGCGCCGCGCGCTTGCGCGGGTCAATGGTGACGAACCCGAACTCATCGTGCTCCACCCCCGAGGACTTGAAGACGGCCCCCGGAGTGCCAGGAAGGACCCGGGGTGAGATCCCGGAGGGCGTCACCGCATATCGCCGGTAGGGCCTCTCGCGCGCCTCCTGCTCCCGCAGCACCCCGTGCCGCCGGATGGAGGGGCGCCGGGCGAACAGATCTTCCGGAACCGTCTTCCGGCCCTCCGAAAGGTTTAGATCCGTAAGGAAAAAGACCGGGCATTGGTATTTGTCCGCGAGTTCCGTAGCCTCCAGCATGAGGGTATAGCACTCCTCCACCGTGGAGGGGGCGAGCACGATGCGCGGGATGTCCCCATGGGTACCCCCGATCACCAGGTTGAGATCTCCCTGCTCGGGCCGGGTGGGCATGCCCGTGGATGGTCCTGCCCGCTGTGCGTCCACGATGATCACGGGCGTCTCCGTGGCACCGATCACCCCGAATTCCTCCACCTTCAGGGAGATGCCGGGCCCGGAGCTCCCCACCATGGCACGTACCCCCGCCAGGGAGGCGCCAATGGCCGCGCGGATGGATTCTCGCTCGTTCTGGCCCTGCAAGGTACGGCCCCCATAGCGGGGCAGCCACCGCTCCATGAACTCCAGGATGCCGCTCGCGGGTGTGATGGGGTACCCCGCGTAGAACCGCACGCCTCCCTGGATGGCGCCGATCCCCAGGCAGTCGTTGCCGGAGATGTACACCGCCCGGTGTCTGCGGGGTCTTGGCTCCAGCCGGACATCCAGGGTGTAGTTCCGATCCGCCAGCACCCGCTCCACCGCCTCCCCACCACGTTGGGCGGCCCGCAGGTTGAGCTCTACCACCTCCCGTCCCTTTCGTCCGAACCGCTCCTCGATGAGCTGCCGCAGATAGGCAAAATCCCCATCGAAGCCCAGCAGGCGGAACAGGGCACCCGTCATGACGATGTTCTTTACGATCTCCCGCTTCAGCTCCGTCAGGGCGATCTTGCGGGCAGGGACAGGAAAGATCCTCACCCCGCGCGCCTGAAGGGATTCCGTGGGGATCTCTCCCGTGGAGGAATCGTACAGGAGGATCCCTCCGTCCCGCAGGTGCGCGCCGTGCCGCAATACCGTGTCCCGGTTCGGCTGCTCAGGCGCGTCCGGGTTGCTGTCGTAGTCCAGGGCTACCAAGATGTCGTAGACCGGATCTCCGTACGAGAGAGGAGGCTCCTCCGCAACCAGCATGGGGTCGTACTGGTGGGCCCCGTAGATGGTGGAGGCGTACCCCCGCTCCATGGCCACCGCAAACAGCCCCGCGCGGGTGAAGATACGGCCGAGGATCTCCGTAACCGTGGACACGCCGTCCCGCAGCTGAACCCCACCCACCAGGATCTTCACCCGGTTCATCTGCCCGCTCATGATCCCTCCACACCCTTCCTCTGCTTCCGCGGCGAGTACCGCACGTTTCCTGCACCCCGCGCCAGACTCAGCGTAGCACGGGGGCCGCGGTCTCGAAAAATCAAACACCGCTATCCTACAGATCGAATGGGTCTATCCGGAGGGCGTTCCACCCAGGAATCCGCGTGGGTTCCCACAGCCCGGATCGTTCCCTGGATGACCGGGGCAATGGCCTCCAGATGGCTGGGTGGGCGCCAGGAGGACGGTGGGCCCTGGGCCTCAGGCCCTCACCTCCCGGTACGCGGCGTCCGTCTTCGCGGCCATGATGAAGTCGTTGCGGTGCAGCCCCCGGATCTTATGGGTCCACCAGCTGACGGTGACCTTCCCCCACTCCACCAGGAGGGCAGGGTGATGACCTTGCTCCTCCGCGAGCTCCCCCACGCGGTTCGCGAACGCCAAGGCCTCCTGGAAGTTCCGGAACCGGAAGGTTCGCTCCAGCCGCTTCACTCCTCCCTGCTCCACCACCTGCCAGTCGGGGACCTGGGGCTGGAGCTGTGCGATCTCCTCGTCCGTGAGGGGAGGCTCATCTCCCCGGCAGGCAGTGCACTTCAGCTCCGCGAGTGCACTCATTCCCATCCCCCCTCGCGAGATCGGCTCACGCCTCCATTGTACTTTAGGGAAACCATGGTGCCCGGAGGGGGATTCGAACCCCCACGGGTTTCCCCACACGCCCCTCAAACGTGCGCGTCTGCCAGTTCCGCCATCCGGGCACGCGGACCCGATGAAGGAGAACCGCACCGTTTCCCATTATAGCCTACCGGACGAAGGCAAGGTAGACGGAGCTCAGGGCGAACAGGACGGAGACGATGGCCGTGGTGCGGGTGAAGAAGGTCTCCCGCGGCCTGGGGCCGTGGAACAGGCGGGCGGATCCCCCGATGGCCCCCAGGCCCTCGCCCTTCGGTCCCTGCAGGAGCACGAGCCCCACGGCTAGGGCCGCCAGGAGGAAGTGCAGGATCAGGATCACGGTGTGCATGCCCTTGGACCTCCGTCCGCCATCCTAACAGGTTTGCCCGCCCTAGAGAATCCCCTGCCCGGAGCGGGCGGAGGAGGCCATCCGCACGATCCCCACGAACTCCGTGGGATCCAGGCTCGCACCGCCCACGAGGGCTCCGTCGATCTCCGGCTGATCCAGGAATTCCGCGGCGTTGCTCGCCCGCACGCTGCCCCCGTACTGGATCCGGGTCCGCCAGGCGGCTTCCCCGAAACGGCGCTCAAGATATCCACGGATCAGCCCGATGACCCGGTTCGCCTCCTCTCCGGTAGCCGCATGCCCGGTGCCGATGGCCCAGACGGGCTCGTAGGCCAGCACCAGCCTCCCCACCTCCTCCGGGGAGAGGTCCGCCACGGCCTCCGTGACCTGCTCCAGCACCCGGGACTCCGTCTGGCCTGCCTGCCGCTCCTCCAGGGTCTCCCCCACGCACACGATGGGTATAAGGCCGACATCGAAGGCCGCCCGTACCTTCCGCCGCACCCGTTCGTCCGTCTCCCCAAACCACCGTCGTCTCTCGGAGTGCCCCACGATCACATAGGTACACCCGAGCTCCACGAGCATGAGGGGAGAGATCTCGCCCGTGAAGGCACCCTGCCGCTCCCAGTGCATGTTCTGGGCCCCCAGCCGCACGGAGGTCCCCGCGAGCAGGCGCCTCACGGTCTCCAGGGCGGTGAACGGCGGGCAGAGGACTACCTCCACCCCTTCCACCACCGCCAGGGCCGGGAGCGCGGCCTGCAGGAACTCGGCCGCCTCCCCCCGTGTCTTGTACATCTTCCAGTTGGCGGCCACCAATGGTGTGCGGCTCATGGATCTAGGAGGACGGCGACGCCCGGGAGCTCTCTCCCTTCCAGGAATTCCAGGGAGGCCCCGCCGCCCGTGCTCACGTGGTCCACCCGGTCCGCGAGTCCGAAGCGTTCCAGGGCAGCCGCGGTATCGCCACCGCCTACGACGGTGGTCCCCGGGCATGCGGCCACCGCCTCCGCCACCGCCCGGGTGCCCGCGGCGAAGGGGGGAATCTCGAACACCCCCATGGGTCCGTTCCACACCACGGTACGGCTCTGCCGGATCACCTCCGCATACCTTTCGGCTGTGCTCGGTCCGATGTCCACCCCGATCCACCCTTCGGGAATTCCCCGCGCAGGGACCACCTCTGTCCGCGCGTCCTCCGAAAGCCGGTCTGCCACCACCACATCCGTGGGAAGCAGGAACTCCACAGAGGTACGGCGCACCTCCTCCAGCACCTTCCGGGCGAGGTCCAGCTTCTCCTCCTCCACAAAGGAGGCCCCTGTGGCGTATCCCTGGGCCCGCAGGAAGGTGTAGGCCATGGCTCCCCCGATGAGGAGGGCGTCCGCCCGGGCAAGCAGGTTCCGGACGACCCCGATCTTGTCCGAGACCTTCTTCCCGCCCAGAACGGCCACGAACGGATGCTCCGGACGCTCCAGGACCTGACCGAGGTACCGGAGTTCCTTCTCCAGCAGGAACCCGGCTACGGCCGGGAGGTAGCGGGCCACGCCCACCGTGGAGGCGTGGGAACGGTGTGCGGTGCCGAAGGCGTCGAGTACGAATACCTCCGCAAGGCGCGCGAGGGAACGGGCGAATTCCGGATCGTTTGCTTCCTCTCCGGGGTGGAACCGAAGGTTCTCCAGGAGAAGCACACTGCCTGGAGGCGCGTTCTGAACCGCCGCCTCCACCTCGGGGCCCACACAATCCTCCAGCACCCGCACCTCCCGGCCCAGCAGTTCCCTGAGGCGCTCCCCCACGGGCCGCATGCGCAAGGAGGGGACCACCCTTCCACCGGGGCGGCCCAGATGGGAGGCCAGGACGACGATGGCATCCTGGTCTAGGAGGTAGTGGAGGGTAGGGAGAACCTCCCGGATGCGGCGGTCGTCCGTGATCCGTCCTCCCTCGTCCAGGGGCACATTGAAGTCCACCCGCACCAGCACCCGTTTGCCCCGAACCTCGATGTCCCGAACCGTCTTCTTCCGCACTAGATCCCCCGCTGGGCCATGAGCTTCGCCAGATCCGCGCACCGGCAGGCATACCCCCACTCGTTGTCGTACCAGGAGACCACCTTCGCGAGGTTTCCGCCCACCACCAGGGTGTCCGGGGCGCTGAAGATGGAGGACCGGGAGTCGCCCTTGAGGTCGCTGCTGACCAGCAGCTCTTCTGTATAGCCGAGGATCTCCGGCATGCGTTCCTCGCTCCAGCGCTTCATGACCGCGTTGATCTCCTCCCGGCTCACATCCCGCCGCAGCAGGACGGTGAAGTCGATGACGGAGACGGTGCTCGTGGGGACGCGGAAGGCCATCCCCGTAAACTTCCCCTGCAGTTCGGGAATCACGAGCCCCACGGCACGGGCTGCGCCCGTCTCGCTGGGCACGATGTTCAGGGCCGCGGCCCGGGCGTCCCGCATCTCCCGGGCAGCCACGTCCAAAAGGCGCTGGGTGTTGGTGTAGGCGTGCACGGTGGTGAGAATCCCTTTCTCGATGCCGAACTCCTCATGCAGCACCCGGGCCACGGGCGCGAGCCCGTTCGTGGTACAGGAGGCATTGGAGACAATGCGATGCCGGGCAGGATCGTATCGGTCCTCGTTCACGCCGAGCACGATGGTGATGTCCTCGTTCTTGGCGGGTGCGGAGATGATCACCCGCTTGGCTCCCGCCTCCAGATGGGCGGCCGCCTTCTTCGCGTCCGTAAACAGCCCGGTGCTCTCCAGTACCAGCTCCACCCCCACCTCCCGCCAGGGGATAGCACCAGGTTCTCGTTCCCGGAACACCCGGATCTCCCGGCCATCGATCACCAGGTTCCCGTCGCGGACGGCGACGGTACCGGGGTAGACCCCGTAGTTGGAATCGTATTTGAAGAGATAGGCATTCATCTCCGCGTCCACGAGGTCGTTGATGGCCACCACCTCCAGCACATCACCCGCCCGCTGGAGCATGGCTTTCAGGGCCTGGCGCCCGATCCGCCCGAACCCATTGATCCCCACACGAACCATGGTGGTCACCCCCTATCCCGATTCACCTCGTTGTGTCGGATCCTGGGGAACCCACTGCGGGCCCTCGGAGACCCAGGGCGATCCTTCCCGCACGAAGGGCCGCAGCAGGTCCCGCCGGATCAGGCTCACATTCTGCAGGATCCGCATACTGAACACGATCACGGCTCCCAGGTAGATATCCACGCCCAGCAGGTCTCCGATGGCCGCCAGGAGGGCAGCCACAAGGGCGTTGACCAGGAACCCGCTCGTGAACACCACCAGATCAAACCGCCCCTCCAGCTGCGCCCGGAACCCGCCCAGGAGGGTGTCCAGGGCCGCCAGGACCGCGATGGCCGTGTACTTCACGAATCCCAGGGGGATCTCCACCCGGAGCACCAGCCCCAGGAGCACCCCCAGCAGCAGGCCGGCCAAGGGAAACCACACCCTCATCGTCCCCCCTCCCTCTCCGGCTTCGCGAACCGGAACTGGAAGCTCCCCCGGTAGGCGGGCAGCTCCAGTTCGTTCACCGCTTTCACCGTCACCGGGAACTCGAAGGCCAGCAACAACCCAAGCGGACCGTCGGGGGCCCGGAGGGCACCGAGGAGACGGCTGGGCTCTCCGATGGCGGCGATAACGTAGGGGGGTGCGAGCCGCTTCGTGTTGCAGAGGATGGTGGTCCCGACACAGCTCAGCCCCGTGGTGGGCGTCATCCGCTCGCCGTTCAGGGCCATGGCTTCCGCTCCGGCTGCCCACAGGGCTGCCATCACGGCATGGAGGTCCGTGTAGTGGATGAGGGCCAGATTCGGATCGTCTCCAGGCTGGAGAGCGCGAAGACTGTCCCGCAGCTCCACCACCACCCCGGGGCCCCGGACCGCCCGCACGCCGCTCAGGGCCTGCAGCTCTACCAGCCGCTGACGCATGGCCGCCAGCATGGCCCGGTCCCTGGCCGCGGCATCCGCGTAGCGCTCCAGCTGCTTGCGCAGCTGGACGATCTCCGTCTCCAGACGCTCCCGGTGGCGGGCCTGTTCCTGCAGGAGGAAGGCGAGCTCCTCCAGCCGCTGGGAGGGAATCCGTAGCCGCTGCCGGATGGTGTACTCCGCCCGCAGCTGCCAGGTGAACAGGAACCCCACGGCCAGAAGCACAACCCCTAGGGCGGCTTGGAGGGTTCCACCGGACGCACGCACACTTCTAGTATACGTCCGGCCGCCGGGTTCCACGAGGGGATTCGTTCAAGCCTGCCTTCCCTCCAGCTTCTTCTTGATCCGCTTGAGCCGGAACACATCCTCCCGGGCCCGCTGCTCCAGCACTTCGTTGATGTACCGGATCTCGGCCCGGATGCGGGGGATTACCACCTGCTCCAGGGCGTTCACCCGACGCGTGGTCTTCTTGATCTCCTCCCCGATCTTACGCAACCGCAGCTCCGTAGTGGCCACCTCCAGGATGGCGTCCAGGACCCGCTCGAAAGCCTCCGTACTCTCCAGGGTCCGCATGCTCACCGCGGTGGGGCTGAGCCCTCGTTCCAGGAAGGACCGGTGAACCCGCTGCACCCGAACCTCCGGCACCTTGATGCCCCAGATGTTCCGGATCTCGATGTCCACCAACGTCGGGCTGCGTTCCACCAGGGCCGCGGCCTCCAAGGCCTGACGCCCCTCCACCGCCTTCGCCAGGCTCAGGATGATGTATGCCTTCTCGCACGCGGCGTTCAGGCGATCCCGGGCCTCCAGGGCTTGCCGGACCACCCGGAAGAACTCCGCTACTAATGCATCCCGCTTGCGCTTGAGGAGGTCTACTCCCTGCAGGGCCACCCGCAGCTGATTCTTGCGCTGCAGGAGGTTCATCCGGGTAGGGCTTACGAGTTCCGGCATACTCTGCGCTCCTTTTGCTCAGCTCCCGCACTCCCGGGGTCCTGTGCTACAGCCGTTCCTCTTCCTCCCACAGCTGCCGAATCACCTCTCCGAAGTAGTACTTCTCCACGTGATCCTGCTTCACCCGCTTCAGTTCCTCCCGCGGGAACATGGAGAGGAGCTTCCAGCCCAGGTTAAGGGTCTCTGTGATGGATCGCTCCGTGTTGCCCTGGTTGAGGAACTCCCGCTCGAAGGCCTCCGCGAACCGCAGGTAGAGCCGATCCCGCTCCGTGAGGGCCTCCTCCCCGATGATGGCCACCAGGCGTCGCAGGTCCACGCCGTTCGCGTACACGGAGAAGAGCTGGTCCTTGAGTCCCGCGTGGTCCTCCCGGGTGCGGCCGGGGCCGATGCCGTCGTTCATCAGCCGCGAGAGGCTCGGCAGGGGGTTGATGGGGGGGTAGATCCCCTGGCGGTGCAGGGCCCGGCTCAAGACGATCTGCCCCTCCGTGATGTATCCCGTGAGGTCCGGAATGGGGTGCGTGATGTCGTCGTCCGGCATGGTGAGGATGGGGATCTGGGTCACGGATCCCTTGCGGCCCTGGATGCGGCCCGCGCGCTCGTAGATGGTGGCGAGGTCCGTGTACATATAGCCCGGATATCCGCGTCGGCCCGGGATCTCCTCCCGCGCGGCCCCGATCTCCCTGAGGCTCTCGCAGTAGTTCGTCATGTCCGTGAGGATAACGAGCACGTGCTTGTCCAGCTCGAAGGCAAGGTACTCCGCGGTGGTCAGCGCCAGCCGAGGGGTCATGAGGCGCTCGATGGTGGGGTCATCCGCCAGGTTCAGGAACACCACACTGCGGGACAACGCTCCCGTGGCCTCGAACTGCTCGATGAAGAAAGCGGCCTCCCGCTGGGTGATCCCCATGGCCGCGAACACCACCGCGAACTCCTCCGCCTCTCCCAGCACCTTGGCCTGCCGGGCGATCTGGGCCGCCAGCTCGTTGTGGGGCAGCCCCGCGCCGGAGAAGATGGGGAGCTTCTGGCCGCGCACCAAGGTGTTGAGGCCATCGATGCTGCTGATCCCCGTCTGGATGAACTCTTGAGGCCGCTGCCGGGCCGCGGGGTTGATGGGGGAGCCGATGATGGGCAGCCGCTTCTCCGGAATAATGGGCGGCAGCCCGTCGATGGGCTCCCCCCGGCCGTTAAACCGTCGGCCGATGATCTCCGGGCTCACCCCGAACCGGGCGACGTCCTCCCGGAGGCTCACGGAGGTGCGGGCCACGTCGAGGCCCGTGGTCTCCTCGAACACCTGGATCACCGCGTGCTGCTCGCTGACCTCGATCACCTGTCCCCCGCGGATGCGGCCGTCTGGCAGGTGGATGTTCACGATGGCCCCGTAGGCCAGGTCGCGGGCCCCCTCCACGAACAACAGAGGCCCGGAGATGTAGGAGATGGACTGATAGCGTTTGGTAGCCAGTTCCATGCCTCCCCCCTCCTAACTGGCCCGTACCGCGGCCCGCAGATCCTCCCGCAGCCGGCGCAGGAAGTCCTCGGTATAGGCGGGGAACCGATCGGCAGGCACCTCCTTCATCCGGGCGATCTCCTGAATGTGCGGGAGGTTCAGGATGTCGTCCATGGGCATGCCCCGGTGTAGGGCCGCGAGCGCCTCGTCGTAGAAGCTCAGGATCGCCTTCAGGATGCCGTACGACTTGATGGGCGGGCAGTAGGCGTCCACCTCGGAGAAGGCGGACTGCTGCAGGAAGTCCTCCCGCAGCATCTTGCCCGCCTCGATCACCAGCCGCTGGTCATCCTGCAGGGCGTCGGGGCCCACCAGCTGCACGATCTCCTGCAGCTCCGCCTCCTGCTGCAGGAGGGCGCTGGCGCGGTTGCGCAGCTCCCCGAAGTCCTCCGGAAGGTTGTGTCGGTACCACTCCCGGAACAGGGGGGTGTAGAGGCTGTAGGACCGCAGCCAGTGGATGGCGGGGAAGTGCCGCCGGTGGGCGAGGGAGGCATCGAGAGACCAGAAGGTCCCCACGATGCGCAGGGTGGCCTGGGTCACGGGCTCGGAGAGGTCGCCGCCCGGCGGGGAGACGGCACCGACCACGGTGATGGCCCCCCACCGTTCTGGACGGCCCAGACACACCACCCGGCCCGCCCGCTCGTAGAAGGCCGCAAGCCGGCTCGAAAGGTAGGGCGGGTACCCCTCCTCCGCGGGCATCTCTTCCAGGCGGCTGGAGATCTCCCGCATGGCTTCGGCCCAGCGGCTGGTGGAGTCTGCCATCAACGCCACCTTGTAGCCCTGGTCCCGCCAGTACTCCGCCATGGTGATGCCCGTGTACACGCTGGCCTCCCGGGCGGCCACGGGCATGTTGCTGGTGTTCGCGATGATGATGGTGCGCTCCATGAGGGGCCGGCCCGTGCGGGGGTCTTCCAGCTCCGGGAACTCGTCCAGCACATGGGTCATCTCGTTGCCCCGCTCCCCGCAGCC is a genomic window containing:
- a CDS encoding 2-oxoacid:acceptor oxidoreductase subunit alpha, translating into MSGQMNRVKILVGGVQLRDGVSTVTEILGRIFTRAGLFAVAMERGYASTIYGAHQYDPMLVAEEPPLSYGDPVYDILVALDYDSNPDAPEQPNRDTVLRHGAHLRDGGILLYDSSTGEIPTESLQARGVRIFPVPARKIALTELKREIVKNIVMTGALFRLLGFDGDFAYLRQLIEERFGRKGREVVELNLRAAQRGGEAVERVLADRNYTLDVRLEPRPRRHRAVYISGNDCLGIGAIQGGVRFYAGYPITPASGILEFMERWLPRYGGRTLQGQNERESIRAAIGASLAGVRAMVGSSGPGISLKVEEFGVIGATETPVIIVDAQRAGPSTGMPTRPEQGDLNLVIGGTHGDIPRIVLAPSTVEECYTLMLEATELADKYQCPVFFLTDLNLSEGRKTVPEDLFARRPSIRRHGVLREQEARERPYRRYAVTPSGISPRVLPGTPGAVFKSSGVEHDEFGFVTIDPRKRAAQMDKRMRKLETYLREEAKPPYVFGEIRGNPVMVGWGHTRPVLQEAREILLRRGITVALVHFTYVYPLPKHLVEPLFADAGPVVVVEQNYSGQFADLLQRELLIRTRRVLKYNGLPLYPTEVADGVQRALQQEGAVVRIGSEVPVKVEVGWDEAEGN
- a CDS encoding 4a-hydroxytetrahydrobiopterin dehydratase — its product is MSALAELKCTACRGDEPPLTDEEIAQLQPQVPDWQVVEQGGVKRLERTFRFRNFQEALAFANRVGELAEEQGHHPALLVEWGKVTVSWWTHKIRGLHRNDFIMAAKTDAAYREVRA
- the secG gene encoding preprotein translocase subunit SecG translates to MHTVILILHFLLAALAVGLVLLQGPKGEGLGAIGGSARLFHGPRPRETFFTRTTAIVSVLFALSSVYLAFVR
- the tpiA gene encoding triose-phosphate isomerase — encoded protein: MYKTRGEAAEFLQAALPALAVVEGVEVVLCPPFTALETVRRLLAGTSVRLGAQNMHWERQGAFTGEISPLMLVELGCTYVIVGHSERRRWFGETDERVRRKVRAAFDVGLIPIVCVGETLEERQAGQTESRVLEQVTEAVADLSPEEVGRLVLAYEPVWAIGTGHAATGEEANRVIGLIRGYLERRFGEAAWRTRIQYGGSVRASNAAEFLDQPEIDGALVGGASLDPTEFVGIVRMASSARSGQGIL
- a CDS encoding phosphoglycerate kinase, yielding MRKKTVRDIEVRGKRVLVRVDFNVPLDEGGRITDDRRIREVLPTLHYLLDQDAIVVLASHLGRPGGRVVPSLRMRPVGERLRELLGREVRVLEDCVGPEVEAAVQNAPPGSVLLLENLRFHPGEEANDPEFARSLARLAEVFVLDAFGTAHRSHASTVGVARYLPAVAGFLLEKELRYLGQVLERPEHPFVAVLGGKKVSDKIGVVRNLLARADALLIGGAMAYTFLRAQGYATGASFVEEEKLDLARKVLEEVRRTSVEFLLPTDVVVADRLSEDARTEVVPARGIPEGWIGVDIGPSTAERYAEVIRQSRTVVWNGPMGVFEIPPFAAGTRAVAEAVAACPGTTVVGGGDTAAALERFGLADRVDHVSTGGGASLEFLEGRELPGVAVLLDP
- the gap gene encoding type I glyceraldehyde-3-phosphate dehydrogenase, which gives rise to MVRVGINGFGRIGRQALKAMLQRAGDVLEVVAINDLVDAEMNAYLFKYDSNYGVYPGTVAVRDGNLVIDGREIRVFREREPGAIPWREVGVELVLESTGLFTDAKKAAAHLEAGAKRVIISAPAKNEDITIVLGVNEDRYDPARHRIVSNASCTTNGLAPVARVLHEEFGIEKGILTTVHAYTNTQRLLDVAAREMRDARAAALNIVPSETGAARAVGLVIPELQGKFTGMAFRVPTSTVSVIDFTVLLRRDVSREEINAVMKRWSEERMPEILGYTEELLVSSDLKGDSRSSIFSAPDTLVVGGNLAKVVSWYDNEWGYACRCADLAKLMAQRGI
- a CDS encoding small basic family protein, with product MWFPLAGLLLGVLLGLVLRVEIPLGFVKYTAIAVLAALDTLLGGFRAQLEGRFDLVVFTSGFLVNALVAALLAAIGDLLGVDIYLGAVIVFSMRILQNVSLIRRDLLRPFVREGSPWVSEGPQWVPQDPTQRGESG
- a CDS encoding DUF881 domain-containing protein, which translates into the protein MRASGGTLQAALGVVLLAVGFLFTWQLRAEYTIRQRLRIPSQRLEELAFLLQEQARHRERLETEIVQLRKQLERYADAAARDRAMLAAMRQRLVELQALSGVRAVRGPGVVVELRDSLRALQPGDDPNLALIHYTDLHAVMAALWAAGAEAMALNGERMTPTTGLSCVGTTILCNTKRLAPPYVIAAIGEPSRLLGALRAPDGPLGLLLAFEFPVTVKAVNELELPAYRGSFQFRFAKPEREGGR
- a CDS encoding V-type ATP synthase subunit D, which gives rise to MPELVSPTRMNLLQRKNQLRVALQGVDLLKRKRDALVAEFFRVVRQALEARDRLNAACEKAYIILSLAKAVEGRQALEAAALVERSPTLVDIEIRNIWGIKVPEVRVQRVHRSFLERGLSPTAVSMRTLESTEAFERVLDAILEVATTELRLRKIGEEIKKTTRRVNALEQVVIPRIRAEIRYINEVLEQRAREDVFRLKRIKKKLEGRQA
- a CDS encoding V-type ATP synthase subunit B, whose product is MELATKRYQSISYISGPLLFVEGARDLAYGAIVNIHLPDGRIRGGQVIEVSEQHAVIQVFEETTGLDVARTSVSLREDVARFGVSPEIIGRRFNGRGEPIDGLPPIIPEKRLPIIGSPINPAARQRPQEFIQTGISSIDGLNTLVRGQKLPIFSGAGLPHNELAAQIARQAKVLGEAEEFAVVFAAMGITQREAAFFIEQFEATGALSRSVVFLNLADDPTIERLMTPRLALTTAEYLAFELDKHVLVILTDMTNYCESLREIGAAREEIPGRRGYPGYMYTDLATIYERAGRIQGRKGSVTQIPILTMPDDDITHPIPDLTGYITEGQIVLSRALHRQGIYPPINPLPSLSRLMNDGIGPGRTREDHAGLKDQLFSVYANGVDLRRLVAIIGEEALTERDRLYLRFAEAFEREFLNQGNTERSITETLNLGWKLLSMFPREELKRVKQDHVEKYYFGEVIRQLWEEEERL
- a CDS encoding V-type ATP synthase subunit A — translated: MQGEIIRIAGPAVIARGMRGTRMYDIVRVGKERLVGEIIRLSGDTAFIQVYEDTSGLYVGEPVESTGLPLTVELGPGLLSNIYDGIQRPLPEVRRQQGDFIRRGAVAPALDRNRRWSFRPRVSVGEEVGPGDVIGEVQEFGLVHRILVPPDAKPSRVAEIREGEFTVMDAVARLENGLEVRLMHTWPVRLARPVARRLDPREPLVTGQRIIDVLFPVAMGGTAAIPGPFGSGKTVMQQTLAKWADADVIIYVGCGERGNEMTHVLDEFPELEDPRTGRPLMERTIIIANTSNMPVAAREASVYTGITMAEYWRDQGYKVALMADSTSRWAEAMREISSRLEEMPAEEGYPPYLSSRLAAFYERAGRVVCLGRPERWGAITVVGAVSPPGGDLSEPVTQATLRIVGTFWSLDASLAHRRHFPAIHWLRSYSLYTPLFREWYRHNLPEDFGELRNRASALLQQEAELQEIVQLVGPDALQDDQRLVIEAGKMLREDFLQQSAFSEVDAYCPPIKSYGILKAILSFYDEALAALHRGMPMDDILNLPHIQEIARMKEVPADRFPAYTEDFLRRLREDLRAAVRAS